The DNA segment GGACTCACGTTTGTGCCGCCGCGGCAGAGCGGCGGGCAGATTGCTGTGCATCCCTCGCATGCTGAATTCGGCAACGTGTTGGTGAGTGAGAGCAGCGCCCCGGTGGCAATCACGGTGCGCAATGTGGGTACTGCCAGCCTTACCGTCACGGCAATCTCCGACCCTGGTCCGCCTTTCATGTTGAACAACCTGCCCAACCTGCCCTTGGTCTTGGCGGCCGGAGAAGTGGCAACATTCGAGGCGGTGTTCACGCCGGCGCAGGCCGG comes from the bacterium genome and includes:
- a CDS encoding choice-of-anchor D domain-containing protein: GLTFVPPRQSGGQIAVHPSHAEFGNVLVSESSAPVAITVRNVGTASLTVTAISDPGPPFMLNNLPNLPLVLAAGEVATFEAVFTPAQAGEGAGVVTIASDDADDPEVQLSLTGY